The following nucleotide sequence is from Anabaena sphaerica FACHB-251.
GTTTCGGGCGTGGGTGCGATCGCTTGGTTTACAGCTTGTGATAAATTTTCTAAAGGATAGCGATCGCTAATCAAGGCTTTGACATCAATGCGACGATTAAAGACTATATCCGCAGATAGACTTTGCAGACGGTAAGATGAACTATAACTACCCATTAAGTCTATTTCTCGACGATAAAGAATATTTGGGTTGATGGGAATTTCTAATTCATCGGGAAACTCGGCGAAAAAGAGGATTTTTCCACCTTTGCGGGTACAGTCTAATGCTTGGAAGAAGGCTTTATCACTGGGTACTGCTAACAAGGTGACATCAACACCCATTCCTCCAGTTAAAGCTTGAATTTTTGCGGGTAAATTAGGATCACGAGCATCAAAAGCTGCTTCTGCTCCCACATTTAAAGCTTTTTCAATTCTAGATGGTAAGAGGTCTGTAGCGATCGCTCTTGCACCTAAATACTTCACCAACATAATAAACATTAACCCAATAGGACCAGCACCAGTTACTAATACTGTTTGTCCTGGTGCAATTTGGGCTTTTTTAACGGCTTTTAAACAGCAGTTGGTCGGTTCAACAAAACTCGCTTCTTCAAAACTGATATTATCGGGGATGGGAATTAAGCCTCCATTCTGCACAATATGACCTGGTACTTTCACATACTCTGCAAAACCGCCACCACTGGCGTTAAAACCTGCGGTAGTGGAGATATTCTTATAAACATCGCACATGGAGAAATTATCATTTAAGCAGTAGGCGCAACGCATACATGGTATATGGTGCATCACCGCTACCCGTTGTCCTACTGTCCATCCTTTCACATTAGCACCTACAGATGCGATCGTTCCAGCGGTTTCGTGTCCAAATATGCGTGGTGGTTCATACAGGGGATAGCGAATCTTTTTAATATCTGACTGACACAAACCCACAACCCGCACCTGTACTAGCACTTCATCCGCTTCTAGGGTAGGAACTGGGATTTCTTCGTAGGATAATTGATTTACGCCTCTAAATACTTGTGCTTTCACGTTGGTTTTTGATAATTCAACGTTACTAGATTTAACATTTTGTGGTGAACTTTAGGTTATGGAGGTGGTTTTTTTATTATTTCTGATAACGAACTCAGCTGCTAATGTTGGCGGTAATTGTGCATCAATCCAAATTTTCATGATGTTAATCTAACAAAATCAGTGCGTCTTGCTGCAAATATTAAACAAGCCTGAATGTCCTCTATTTCTAAATCAGGAAAGTCTTCTAAAATTTCATTTATACTAACATTTTCTGCTAACATTTCTAAAATGTCGCTAACTCTAATTCTCATTCCCCGAATGCAAGGACGACCTCCACATTGACCAGGTATTTGTGTGATTTTTCGTAATATTCAGTTAATATTTTTTTGATAATATTCCGGTATTGTTCTAGTTTATCCATTGCTGAATTTCCTCCTTTTCTGTATTAACAACTATTAACAGCAGGTGATTTTCCTGAATTACAGCTTGTACAGATTTTCGTTGAAAAAATTGGTTCTACCACTCCCCTTATAGAAAAGAATATTAATTTAATTATTGTAGGTTGGGTTGAACGAAGTGAAACCCAACATTAGTGGGAGGATAGTAAGGGGTGTTGGGTTTCGTTCCTCAACCCAACCTACAATAAATGT
It contains:
- a CDS encoding DUF433 domain-containing protein; this translates as MLRKITQIPGQCGGRPCIRGMRIRVSDILEMLAENVSINEILEDFPDLEIEDIQACLIFAARRTDFVRLTS
- a CDS encoding alcohol dehydrogenase catalytic domain-containing protein, coding for MKAQVFRGVNQLSYEEIPVPTLEADEVLVQVRVVGLCQSDIKKIRYPLYEPPRIFGHETAGTIASVGANVKGWTVGQRVAVMHHIPCMRCAYCLNDNFSMCDVYKNISTTAGFNASGGGFAEYVKVPGHIVQNGGLIPIPDNISFEEASFVEPTNCCLKAVKKAQIAPGQTVLVTGAGPIGLMFIMLVKYLGARAIATDLLPSRIEKALNVGAEAAFDARDPNLPAKIQALTGGMGVDVTLLAVPSDKAFFQALDCTRKGGKILFFAEFPDELEIPINPNILYRREIDLMGSYSSSYRLQSLSADIVFNRRIDVKALISDRYPLENLSQAVNQAIAPTPETYKILIYP